The following are encoded in a window of Phaseolus vulgaris cultivar G19833 chromosome 3, P. vulgaris v2.0, whole genome shotgun sequence genomic DNA:
- the LOC137807156 gene encoding uncharacterized protein, which translates to MYRTAAKRLLSGARYYYNANVGLRYRPPQKLILSSRFFTSQPPTLPDPHSTHRSIPVVTTTETPNSSDSASSSSSTDDDAANPKANYEDLQARVLQASLPYVIKLGWTEAALISGARDVGLSPSIVGSLPRKEAALVEYFMDDCLQRLVEKIDSDESLKSLTPSDFISKLIRYRLEMQAPYISTWPQALSIQAQPANVPTSFKQRAVLVDEIWHAAGDTASDIDWYAKRTILGGIYSTTEIYMLTDNSPDFRDTWAFLDARVKDAFNIKKTIQEAQSLAEAVSVGLGNSFQGFVGKVFQR; encoded by the exons ATGTATCGAACGGCGGCGAAGCGGTTGTTGAGCGGTGCAAGGTACTATTACAATGCCAACGTTGGCCTCCGATACCGACCTCCACAGAAGTTGATACTCTCTTCGCGCTTTTTCACATCACAGCCTCCAACGCTTCCCGATCCACACTCTACCCACCGTAGCATTCCCGTTGTCACAACCACCGAAACCCCTAACTCTTCAGATTCAGCTTCTTCCTCTTCGTCAACGGATGATGATGCCGCAAACCCTAAAGCCAACTACGAGGACCTACAAGCTCGCGTGCTTCAGGCCTCGCTCCCTTACGTC ATAAAGTTGGGATGGACGGAAGCAGCGCTAATTTCCGGAGCAAGGGATGTTGGCCTTTCTCCTTCTATCGTTGGATCTTTGCCCAGGAAGGAAGCTGCACTGGTCGAG taTTTCATGGATGACTGCTTACAAAGACTTGTCGAGAAAATTGACTCTGATGAGAGTTTAAAAAGTTTGACACCAAGTGACTTCATATCAAAGCTTATCAGATATCGTTTAGAAATGCAAGCTCCATATATATCAACATGGCCTCAAGCTCTTAGCATCCAG GCGCAACCTGCAAATGTTCCTACTAGTTTTAAGCAGAGAGCAGTTCTGGTGGATGAGATCTGGCATGCTGCTGGTGATACGGCCTCTGACATTGATTGGTATGCCAAGCGCACTATCCTTGGAGGAATATACTCGACTACTGAGATTTATATGCTGACAGATAACTCTCCTg ATTTCCGTGATACGTGGGCTTTCTTGGATGCTCGAGTGAAAGATGCCTTTAATATAAAGAAAACCATTCAAGAG GCACAGTCTTTGGCAGAAGCTGTCAGCGTCGGGCTGGGGAACTCCTTTCAAGGATTTGTCGGGAAAGTTTTCCAGAGATAA
- the LOC137805872 gene encoding pollen receptor-like kinase 3: protein MAAVHLFFFLLLLSLLPLSLPLTDNQALLALKKSFSNPQTLPSWIPDQNPCSARWVGVICLNNGISSIHLTDLSLSGSIDIEALSQIPSLRSISFVNNSFSGPIPPFNKLGVLKALYLTNNQFSGPIPSDFFSQLASLKKIWLSYNKFTGPIPESITNLRFLSELHLENNQFSGRVPELKQDIKSLDMSHNNLQGQIPSSMSRFDPKSFSENKELCGKPLAIECESEPKASESTGWGLKVVILIFIAAVLAGAFVIMRSKRQRDDDFSVMSRDNAEEVVQVHVPSTNHSRGTSEGSKKESSTTSKKGGSRSIGDLVMVNDERGTFGLPDLMKAAAEVLGNGGLGSAYKAAMASGLSVVVKRMREMNKVSRDIFDAEMRRFGRLRNPNILTPLAYHYRKEEKLFVTEYMPKGSLLYVLHGDRGSNHSDLNWPIRLKIVKGIARGLGFLYKEFPNEDLPHGNLKSSNVLLAENYEPLLGDFAFHPLINHNYAVQTMFAYKTPDYVSYQRVTQKTDVYCLGIIVLEIITGKFPSQYHSNGKGGTDVVQWVFTAISDRREAELIDPELKSSHSNSLNQMLQLLQIGAACTESNPDQRLNMKEAIRRIEEVQV from the exons ATGGCCGCTGTTcacctcttcttcttcctcctcctcctctccCTCCTCCCTCTCTCCCTCCCCCTCACTGATAACCAAGCCCTCCTCGCCCTCAAAAAATCCTTCTCCAACCCCCAAACCCTCCCCTCCTGGATCCCCGACCAGAACCCTTGCTCCGCCCGCTGGGTCGGCGTCATCTGCCTCAATAATGGCATCAGCAGCATCCATCTCACCGACCTCTCCCTCTCCGGCTCCATCGATATCGAAGCCCTCTCCCAAATCCCCTCTCTCCGCTCCATCAGTTTCGTCAACAACTCCTTCTCCGGTCCCATCCCTCCCTTCAACAAACTCGGAGTCCTCAAGGCCCTCTACTTGACCAACAACCAGTTCTCTGGACCCATCCCCTCCGACTTCTTCTCCCAGTTAGCCTCCTTGAAGAAAATATGGCTCTCCTACAACAAATTCACTGGCCCCATCCCCGAATCCATAACCAACCTCCGTTTCTTATCCGAGCTCCATCTCGAAAACAACCAGTTCTCCGGCCGCGTCCCCGAACTCAAACAGGACATCAAATCCCTCGACATGTCCCACAACAACCTCCAAGGCCAAATCCCCTCCTCCATGTCGCGCTTCGACCCCAAATCCTTCTCCGAAAACAAAGAACTCTGCGGGAAGCCACTGGCTATAGAGTGCGAATCCGAGCCAAAGGCCAGTGAAAGCACTGGTTGGGGATTGAAGGTGGTTATTCTCATCTTCATTGCCGCTGTTCTCGCAGGGGCTTTTGTCATTATGCGATCCAAGCGTCAACGCGACGACGACTTCAGCGTGATGAGCAGGGATAACGCGGAGGAGGTGGTGCAGGTGCACGTGCCAAGCACCAACCACAGCAGGGGAACCTCCGAGGGAAGCAAGAAGGAGTCTTCCACGACATCGAAGAAAGGGGGCTCGCGCAGTATTGGCGACCTCGTGATGGTTAACGATGAGAGGGGCACATTTGGCTTGCCCGATTTGATGAAGGCTGCGGCGGAGGTTCTCGGAAACGGTGGGCTGGGTTCGGCGTACAAAGCCGCCATGGCTAGTGGGTTGTCTGTGGTGGTAAAGCGGATGCGAGAGATGAATAAAGTGAGCAGAGACATCTTCGACGCCGAAATGAGACGCTTTGGGAGACTCAGAAACCCTAACATCTTGACCCCTCTCGCTTACCATTACCGCAAGGAGGAAAAGCTGTTCGTCACAGAATACATGCCCAAAGGAAGCTTGCTATACGTCTTGCACG GTGACAGAGGATCGAATCATTCGGACCTGAACTGGCCAATCCGTTTGAAAATTGTGAAGGGAATAGCACGAGGGTTAGGGTTTCTATACAAAGAATTTCCTAACGAAGACCTGCCACATGGAAACTTGAAATCCAGCAATGTTTTGCTAGCTGAAAACTACGAGCCTCTCCTGGGCGATTTCGCCTTTCATCCACTCATCAACCACAACTACGCCGTACAGACAATGTTTGCCTACAAAACTCCGGATTACGTATCATACCAGCGTGTTACACAGAAAACCGACGTTTATTGCCTCGGAATCATCGTTCTTGAGATCATCACCGGGAAATTCCCTTCTCAGTATCACAGTAATGGGAAGGGTGGCACTGACGTAGTGCAGTGGGTGTTCACTGCAATCTCTGACAGAAGAGAGGCCGAGTTGATTGATCCAGAGTTGAAGAGCAGTCACTCTAACTCCCTCAATCAAATGCTGCAACTTCTCCAAATAGGGGCTGCTTGCACGGAGAGCAACCCCGACCAACGACTTAACATGAAGGAAGCCATTAGGAGGATAGAGGAGGTTCAGGTTTAA